The segment CTGTGGTTCCATCTCGAACAGCCTTTCGCAACAGCCTTCCCTCGTGGGATGAATTGCTGGCTGAATCTGTTCGCAACGGCAAAGAGGACGTTGTTCTCGAGGACCTTTTTTCGAAAGATGAGCTCGCAAACAACATAGAAGTAGTTAAGACCCTTAATGCAGAGTACAACTCAATCCATAAGCTTGATGGGATCGATATCGCCATTTCCGTTGGAGCGGGCCTTCTCGCAGCTGCCATCGAAACGTTGCTGGTGGGAGTCCCAAAGAAAACCTCCAGTGGATTGAAGGCCGGTCCGCTTTCAGACTATATCAGGGATCATATTGAGCGAGTTTTTACTCCTGAGCAGATAAGACAGTTAGAAAGGGCCAGCAAGGTTCCCTATGATGCCCCGGTCAACAAAGGATTCACCACCACGCACGTGGACGTGGAGGGCCTTGTTCCGGGCATGCACCGTTTATATTCGCTTGGCCACGATCCACTTCTAGGTCTTGTAGTTGGCGTTTCCGATATTCTTACAGGAAGGATGACAACGATCGACAAGAACGGAAAGATCGTTGTACAAGTCATCGATCGATACGCTGACAGGCGGGAAACAGAACTCGTACAGGCGCTCATTAAACAGATAACCCATTTCCTTTCGGATGTTGCAACTCCAGCTGGGTTGCCTGCCCCCTGCATGGGGCTTTTCAACCTCATGCAATTCGGAAGCTTATTCGAAGAAGACCAAACGATCGCCGAAGTAGTTCAGGGGATGTATTGGAACGGTTATGACTTCGTTCACTTCTGCTCGTCGTCCATTCCCGTCGCCGTCGCCGAGATCTTCGTGCGCTTCGCTTATGCGGTAAGGAAGATCAAATCGGGGACACCCATCAAGGACTCTATTCCGGTGGCAAATGATCGAGAAAAGCATCCAAAGCTCGCGACTATGCTTTTCATAGCCCATTCCTCGGCGACAGCCATCAACGCCGGAAAAGTTTGCTTCACGCAGAATCCCATGGTTATAAACTATCCACAGTGGATGGCCTTCGCTAAATACTCGTACCAACAGTTGAAGTGGGTGCTGGTAGAAAAACCCGATGCTTGCGACCAATACGTCAGAGGCATTATCGACAAGGAAATGGATAAGGTCTTCGACGACGTCGACCGCCTTTTCGAGGGCATGATCGCCGAACCCCTTGTTGTTTAGGGTCGAACAAGGGACGCGAATCGACTTTGATCTATCTAAGTTCTAAGCCCGCTTCAGGACGAAGAACGGTTCGAGCATGCGCGGTTCACGGCTCTTTCGGCGCTCGGCCTTGTACGCCCGCGCAGCTTCGACGAAGCCGCTTGCCCATACCGGCGACGCTATGGCGTTCACGTGCGTGTAGCCCGCCACGGTGCGATTGAGGCACAGCCCGTCTTTGGCGTCTTCGATGCCGCGGCCGCGCTGGTTGTCGAATGCGAAGGAGCACTCTCCTTTCGCAACGGTCACCTTTGAATGATGGTGCTCGTGACCGACGATCTTCGTGCCCGCCGCAAACCAGGGGTGCTCGTCCCGGGCGACCACATTCGCGTAGCCGTGTCCTTGGCGGTTCCTTTCCATGCGCACTTCGGCGTCGAACGCGCCCACCATGGAAAACGCCCCCTCGTCGGTATGCATGGTGCGCGTGAGGTACATCAGCCCCCCGCATTCGGCATAGCCGGCCACGCCCGCCTCGATCGCGCGCTTCACACTCGTCCGGAACGAAACATTGGCTTGGAGCTGGGATGCGAACACTTCGGGGAACCCTCCGCCCACGTAGAGCCCGTCGATATCGTCAGGCAAGCCGAGGTCGTTCATGCTGTCCACGAAAACGAGGTCGGCGCCGGCGGCTTCGAGGGCATGGAGGTTCTCTTCGTAGTAGAAGTTGAAGGCGCGGTCGCGCACCACGGCGATCTTCACGCGCTCCTTGTCCCGCGCATCGATGCGCAGCGACGCGAAAAGAGGCTCCGAGGGACAGGTGAGCGCAGGGGCGCTTGAGGCAACGGCGAGAAGCGCCTCGAAATCGATGTGCTCGCCCAGCACGTCCGCAACGCCGGACACGAACGAGTCGGCGGTGCCCACCTCCACGCT is part of the Berryella intestinalis genome and harbors:
- a CDS encoding cobyrinate a,c-diamide synthase; this encodes MGEQSFELPRLMIAAPHGKSGKTVITTGLLRALKDRGLSVQPFKKGPDYIDPGWHAVACGSRSRNLDSCFMDAPTMRRVLRDASVGADLALIEGAHGLFDGSDAAGTSSSAEVAKRTATPVVLVVDTTRMTRTTAAVVLGCMHLDPDVTLAGVILNRVHGPRHENTIRTSIERYCGVPVLGAVPKDERLLLPDRHLGLVSSVEVGTADSFVSGVADVLGEHIDFEALLAVASSAPALTCPSEPLFASLRIDARDKERVKIAVVRDRAFNFYYEENLHALEAAGADLVFVDSMNDLGLPDDIDGLYVGGGFPEVFASQLQANVSFRTSVKRAIEAGVAGYAECGGLMYLTRTMHTDEGAFSMVGAFDAEVRMERNRQGHGYANVVARDEHPWFAAGTKIVGHEHHHSKVTVAKGECSFAFDNQRGRGIEDAKDGLCLNRTVAGYTHVNAIASPVWASGFVEAARAYKAERRKSREPRMLEPFFVLKRA